The sequence CCGGAGAGGGCGTTCATCGCACCGCCCCCGCCGTGAGGTCGCGCGCGGCCGCCGCTGCACGGGCGGTCTCGACGGCGTGGATGGCGTGGCAGGCGGTGTCGCGGGTCACGACGAGCCAGGCCCGGCAGCCGCTCGCGTGATACCAGAGCTCCCGATGCGGCCCGGCGGGATTGTCGCGCAGATAGACCGCCTCGGCGACGGCGTCGAGGGACGCGTCCGCGGCGGGCCGGGCCGCGGACGCGTCGCCGAGATAGGAGAATTCCTGGACGTCGCGCGCGCCGCAATGGGGGCAGGGGATGCGCATGGCTCTCGCTCTCAGTGGAGGTTCGGCTGGGCGCCCTGGCCCTTCTCGTCGATCACCCGCCCCGAGGCGAAGCGATCCAGCCGGTAGGCGGCGGCGGCGGGGTGCGGCGCGTCGCGCGCGATCAGGTGGGCGAAGCACAGCCCGGAGGCCGGCGTCGCCTTGAACCCGCCGTAGCACCAGCCGGCATTGAGGTAGAGACCCTCGAGCGGGGTCGCGTCGATGATCGGCGAGCCGTCCATCGACATGTCCATGACGCCGCCCCAATGGCGCAGCAGCCGCAGCCGGCCGAGCCCGGGCCACAGCGCCATGCCGCATTCCATCACGTCCTCGATCACGGGCAGGTTGCCGCGCTGGGCGTAGGAATTGTACCCGTCGATGTCGCCGCCGAAGACGAGCCCGCCCTTGTCGGACTGGCTGACGTAGAAGTGCCCGGCGCCGAAGGTGACGACGCCGTCGATCAGGGGCTTGAGCCCCTCGCTGACGAAGGCCTGCAGCACGTGGCTCTCGATCGGCAGGCGCAGGCCGGCGAGCGCCGCGACGCGCGAGGAATGGCCCGCGGCGGCGAGCCCCACCTTGCCGGCGCGGATCGGTCCGCGCGTGGTCTCCACGCCGACGACGGCGTCGCCCTCGCGCAGGAAGCCCGTGACCTCGCAATTCTGGACGATGTCGACGCCGCGCGCGTCGGCGGCGCGGGCGTATCCCCAGGCGACGGCATCGTGCCGGACGGTGCCGCCGCGGCGCTGCAACAGCCCGCCCTGGACGGGAAAGCGCGCGTTGTCGAAGTCGAGGAAAGGCGCCAGCCGGCGTACGCCCTCGCGGTCGAGGAGCTCGGCGTCGACGCCGTGCAGACGCATGGCGTTGCCACGCCGGGCGTAGGCGTCGCGCTGCGCATCGGAATGGTAGAGGTTCAGGACGCCGCGCTGGCTGACCATGGCGTTGTAGTTGATGTCCTGCTCCAGCCGCTCCCACAGCTTCATCGAGAGCTCGTAGAACGGGACGTTCCCCGGCAGCATGTAGTTGGACCGCACGATCGTCGTGTTGCGGCCGACGTTGCCGCCGCCGATCCAGCCCTTCTCGAGCACGGCGACGTTCGCCACCCCGAACTCCCGGGCGAGGTAGTAGGCCGTGGCGAGCCCGTGCCCGCCGCCGCCGACGACGACCACGTCGTAGGCCGGCTTCGGCGCCGCGTCGCGCCAATGCGGCGTCCAGGTGTCGAGGCTCCTCAGAGCGTTGCGGGCGAGGCTGAAGGCGGAGAAGCGCATGGCCACCGGTGCTGCGTCGGGCTCGTCGGCATCGAGACGCGCGGACCACGCTCGACCGACCGTGACAATGCCGGCTCGGCACCCGCGACAGACGCGTGAATCCGACACGACCGCGCCCGTTCGCGACCCGCACCGCAGCGCCTCGGCACGGACCATGCCATGGCGTCGAGGCGCCCCCTCGACGCCACGACAGCGTCTGTTCGCGATCACGAGTATTCACGCTACCGCGAGCCGATGAGCCCGGGGCCTCCGGCGCGCCGCTGATCCGCGCTCGGTGTCGTCCAGAAAGACCCTCGAAATCAGTGGCTTGGACGCGCAGGGTCGACTCTGTCAGCCGGAACGGACGGCGGGCTGAAAAAACCACGCGCGACGGAACACGGGCGGGCGCTCGTCTTTGAACTCATAGGCGTCGCGAGTATCCGTGGCGTAAACGAGAGAGAAGGAGCAAGCTCATGAATCGCATTCTCATGATGAGTGCGGCGGCTTTGCTCGTCGCGACCCCGGCGAGCGCGCAGCAGGCGGCGCCGCCTCCCGTCGTCGACAAGGCTCCGGCCGTGCCCCAGACCGCCATCGGCGTCCAGGAGCGGCGACGGCTCGTCACCTCGGACGACGACACGGCGGCGCCCGCCGGCTTGCTCGTCGAGCGTCAGCGGCAGGTGATCGACTGCCTGGATCCGCGCGTCGAGTGCGCCGGCCTCGATCCGATCGTGGATGCGGCCCCGGCCGTGCCCGGGACGGCGATCGGCGTGCAGGAGCGGCGGCGGCTGACGACCTCGGACGACGACACGGCCGCCCCGGCCGGCTTCCTGATCGAGCGTCAGGCCACCGGGCCCGTCGAGGTGGAGGCCACCGGCGCCGTGCCGCCGCCCGTGACCGACATGGCTCCGGCCGTGCCGAGAACGGCGATCGGCGTGCAGGAGCGTCGCCGGCTCCTGGCCGACGACGACGCGACCGCGGCGCCGGCCGAGATGCTGATCGAGCCGCAATGACCCGCGGCTCCCCAGCGGAAAGCCCCGGCTTCGCGCCGGGGCTTTTCTCGGCGCGCTGACCGTGCGGCGGATCGCGCGTGCGCACCGTGGACGTCTCGGGGCAATCGGGCCGCGGTCCCCACCCCCCAGGGGGCGGCCCCGAGGTGGTTCAGGACGGCCGGCGGGGCCGGCCCGCGCGGGGCGGATCGAGCCCGAGAAGGACGTCCCGGCACATCTCGGCGGTCTCGCGCTCGCGCCCGGACGGGAGCAGGCCGATCGCGCTCTCCAGCGCCGCGACGGCGAGCCCGATCGCGGCGAGCCCCGCGCGCATCCGCTCGTCGGGCGCCTGCCGGGAGCCGGTGCTCGACAGCCCCTTCGTCACCGTGCACCCCGGTCCCGGATCGGGTCCCGGCTCTCCGTGGACGCGTCGCCCCAGCGGATCCGCGTGTTCCCGGCCTGCGACAGCCTCAGAGCGCGCATCTCGACAGCGCGCAGCGATGCGGCCTGCTCGTCGAGCCGGCGAAGCGACTCGGCCAGGGAGGCGAACGCCGCGTTGGTCTCGTCCGTGAGGGCGCGCAAGCTCTCGACCGCGTTCGTCCCGTCGCTCCGCTCGAGCGCCCCCGTCGACGCCCTCAGGGCGAGCCCCAGAGCTTTCCGGCGACAATCGTCCAGTCTCGCGAGCGCCCGATCGGTGTCGGACGGCAGGCGATCGTGCGTCTCGAGGTCCATGGTCTCGCTCGTCGCTCCGTCGGCTGGTCCGTGCGGAACCCGGCGGCGTCCGTCTTCACGTCTGCGCGCCTCGCGTCGAGTCCCGAGATCGCGGGAACTTTCGGCGGCCTCGGGTTTACGTTTAGTAAACAAAAGTAGCCGAACCGGTCACCCGTGCCGTCGACGACGCGGAAATTGCCTCGGCCCGGCGGGAAAGCTATAGGCCGCGGTCCGCAGGCTGCGGCGCGGAGACGACGATGGAAGGCGGCGAGATTCCCGAGGCGCTGAGCGCGCAGGCGGCGCTCCTCGACGGCGACGGCGTGATCGTGGCCGTGAACGACGCCTGGCGGCGCTTCGGCGTCGAGAACGGGCTCACGTCTCCGGACGCCTGCATCGGCACGAACTACCTCGCGCTGTGTCGCAGCTGCCTGGGGGAGGCGCACCGGCTCTCGATGGACCTGAACGCGTTGCTGCGTGGCCGCAGCGTCATCCTCACGTGGCTCTATGCCTGCGACACGCCGCAGGGGCGGCGGTGGTTCAACCTCGTCGGCGTTCCCCGGGCGGACGGCGCGCGGGGGGCCCTGATCGCGCACGTGGACCTCTCGCCGCTGGTCGCGGGCGGGACGACCGGCGCGCCGGAGGACCGCCCGACGCTGGAGACGTCCGTATCGGCTCTGGCGCCCACGCGAGCCGGGCTTCTCGACGCCGCCGATGCAGGGGAGGCCGACGCCGACCCCGCGACCGACCTCACGGGGCTCACCGCCAGGCAGGCGCAGGTCCTCGCCCTCGTCCGGGAGAGCCGCACGAACGAGGAGATCGCAGCGGCTCTGTCCATCTCGGTCGGAGCCGTCAAGAAGCACGTGGCGGCGTTGCTCAAGGCGTTCGGCGTCTCGGGGCGGCGGGACCTGCGCACCGGACCCTCCACCCGCAGGCGGGACGCCGGATGAGGCGACCGGCGCGCGGCTCGGGGCAGCTCCCGGCCGCTCGGCGGAGCGCCGCTCGCCGTCATGCGGCGATTGTCGCGTCCCGACGTGTCCATTACGGTGAAGACCACGTCGGGAGTCGATCGATGTCGGTGGACATGAAATCAACTGCTTTCCCCAAGGGCGGTGGGGAAACGGCAGCCCTGATCCGGTCCTTCGACTGGAGCACGACGAAGCTTGGCCCTTTGGAAGACTGGCCGAGATCACTGGTGACCGCTGTCGGCATCATTCTGGGCGCCGGCGCGCCGATCGCCGTCTACTGGGGTGCGGATCACGTCCTCGTCTACAACGACCTCTGGCGAGAGCTGATCGGCGACAAGCACCCGGCGGCGCTGGGGCGACCGGCGCGCGAGGTCTTCCCGGAAATCTGGAACGAGATCGGTCCGCTGCTCGACGGCGTTCGGGCGGGGGGCGAGGCATCTCGGGTCGACAGCTGGCTGCTCCCGATCGACCGCTCCGGGCGGATCGAGAACGCCTGGTTCAGCTTTCGGTTCGACCCGATCCCGGACGAGGGCGGCGGGGTCGGCGGGGTCTTCAACACCGCCGCCGAGGTGACCGCGCGGATCCGGGAGGAGCGCGCCCGCGCGGCCGCGGAAGCGGCCTTGCGCGAGAGCGAGGAGCGAATGCGTCTCGCGATGAGCACGATCGGGATGGTGACCTGGGAGTGGCTCCCGCGCGACGATCGCATCGCGACCAGCGACGGCTTCGCGGCGCTCTTCGGGTTGCGGACCCTGGCCGGTGCGCAGGACGGCTTCGCCCTGCTGGTGCCGGAGGACCGGGAGGCGCATGTCGGCAAGGTGCGTCGGGTCGCGTCCGAGGGCGGCAGCTACACCTCGGAATTCCGCTTCCGTCGGCCGGACGACGGCCGTCTCGTCTGGCTCGAGGAGCGCGGCGAAGCGCAGCTCGATGCGAGCGGCCACGTGGAGCGGGTGATCGGCGTCGTCTTCGACGTCACGGACCGAAAGCGGGCCGAGGAAGCGCTCCGGGAGAGCGAGGCGCGGTTCCGGGAATTCGCCGAAGCGTCGTCCGACGCGCTCTGGGTGCGTGACGCCGAGACCCTCGAATGGGAGTATCTCAGCAGCGCCTTCGACACGATCTACGGCATGGAGCGCGGCGGCGCCGTGGCGTCGCGAAGCGTGTCGACGCTTCTCGACGTGATCGTGCCCGACGACCGGGAGCGCACGCTGCAGGCGATCCGCGGGTTGCGCGACGGGGAGGGCGTGTACGAGTACCGCATCCGGCGTCCCTCGGACGGGCAGATCCGATGGCTGCGGACGACCGGGTTCAGGCTGATCGACGCCGACGGCCGGATGCGTCGGCTGGGCGGCATCACCCGGGACGTGACCGAAGAAAGGCAGACGGCGGACCGGATGGACGTCCTCGTGTCCGAGCTCCAGCACCGGACCCGCAACATCATCGGCGTCATTCGCGCGATCGCCCGGCGCACCCAGCGCGCCAGCGCCTCTCTCGACGAGTTCGCGGAGCAGTTCGCGGCCCGGCTCGACGCGCTATCGCGCGCCAACGGGCTCCTTTCGACCCTGAAGGAGGGGGACCGGGTCGCGTTCGACGAGCTGCTCCAGGCCGAGCTGCGCGGCCACGGCATCATGCCCGATCGCGACGAGGGGCGGATCGTGCTGAGCGGCATCGAGGGCATTCGCCTGCGGTCTGCATCCGTCCAGACGCTGGCGCTCGCCCTGCACGAACTCCTCACCAACGCGATGAAGCACGGCGCGCTCGGCCGACCGCAGGGATGTCTCGTCATCGCCTGGGAGGTCGTCGGCCCCGTGACCGAGCCTCGCCTGCGGGTCGAGTGGCGGGAGACCTGGGGAGAGCAGCCCGCCCATGCGCCGGCGGCGTCCCTCGACGGCGGCTACGGGCGGGAGCTGATCGAGCGCGCCATTCCCTTCCAGCTCGGCGCCGAGACGACCTACGATCTGCGGCCCGACGGCCTGACCTGCATCGTCGTCCTGCCGCTCACGAAGCGCTTCCCGGTTCGTCCGTGAGACGCCCGGGCCGCCACGGCGCAGGCGCGGCCGACGTCATCCCGCACCCGCGACGACGGGGTTGCGCAGGGTGCCGATCCCCTCGATCTCGCTTTCGACGACGTCCCCCGGCAGGCAGTAGCGCGTCGGCTTCACGCAGCCCGGGACGGGCCGCCAGCGCCCGCCCAGCTCCGGATCGGCCGACCACGCCGTCCCCGCCGGCGTGCCGGTGATGATCACCATCCCGGGCCTCAGGGTGAAGCTGGTCGAGAAGAAGTGGATCAGCTCGGCGCAGCTCCAGATCATCGAGGCGGTCGAGCCCGCCTGGCGCGGCTCGCCGTTGATGCGCGTGCGCAGGGCGAGCGCCTGCGGATCCGGGATCTCGTCGCGCGTGACGATCCAGGGCCCGAGCGGCGCGCTCGTGTCGAAGGCCTTGCCGCGGCCGAGCTCGTACCAGGTCACGCCCTCCGGAGACGTGCGCACCTGCCGGTCCCGCGCGGTGACGTCGTTGACGATCGTGTAGCCGAAGACGTGGTCGAGCGCCGCCGCGACCGGGATGTGGCGCCCGGGCCTGCCGATCACGATCGCGAGCTCCGTCTCGCAATCGAGCTTCGTCGTCAGGCGCGGATCTTGGACGATGGCCTCCTCCGGCCCGATCACGCAGTCCGCCGTCTTGACGAAGAATTCGGGCTCCTTGGCGCTCAGCGGCGTGTTGGCTTTCTCGGCGTTGTGCTCGCGGTAGTTCGAGCCGGTGCACAGGATGGTCGAGGGGCGCATCGGCGCGCAGAGCGGCGTTCCCGCGAGCGGCAGACGCGTCTCGGCGGGCGCGGACGCGACGAGCTCCCGCGCGAGCGCGAGGCCGGCGTCGCCCGCGGCGGCGAGGGCGATCGCGTCGGCGACGAGCGGCCGATCGGCGCCGCGCCCGAGGGCCGCGCAGGCGTCGGCGGCGTCGACGATCGTCTCGGGGTCGGCGAGGAAGCCGAGGCGCGGCGCGCCGCGCGCGCGATGCATCAGGACGCGCACGGCATCAATCCTCGAAGGCGGCGGCGGGCTCGACCCGCCAGTCGACCCGCATCCGCACGTCGGCGGCGCGGATGAGGTTCATCACCGGGCAGCGGAACTCGACGTTCTTCTGCAGCTGGCGGACCCGCGCCTCGGGCTCGTCGGTGTAGAGCACGATCTCCAGCGACAGGGTCTCGTAATAGGGCCGCACTCCGGCGACGCCCTTGGGGCCGCGCACGTCGATCTCGGCCGAGCAGGAGAAGTCGACGCCGGCATAGGAGAAGCCCATCGCCTTGGCGCAGCCGTTGATGATCACGCCGTCGCAGCCGACCAACGCCACGAGAACCGTCTCGAGCGGGCTCGGCGCGGTGTTGGTGCCGCCGAGCGTGTCGGGCTCGTCGGTGAAGACGCTGTCGAACTGGCGCACGCGGACCTCCGTGCGCGTGCCGCCGCGATTGCGCGCGCGCACGGAGCGCACCGCGATCTTCTTCGTCGCCGGGTCGACGCTCGGGGGCAGGATGTCGGGATCGGGCGCGAGGGTCATGACGGGCTCCCTGTTCGCGGATCAGGACAGGATGGCGAAGTCGAGAAGGCCTGCCGGCGCGCTCACGCGCATCAGCGCGAACATGCCGTGGATGCCCGCGAGGATGAGGGCCGCGTAGGCGAGGCCCGTGGCGAGGCGCATGCGCGCGCAGCCGAGCAGGATCCAGGTGAGCAGCACCACCGTCGCGATGTCGAAGCCCACGAGCCAGACCCCGAGCCCGTAGGCGAGCAGCGTGGCGAGGAACGGGATCTCGGCGATCGCGGAGGGATCGCGCACGACGCCCTCGTCGAGGGCGTGGCGGGTGTCGCGCACGACGATCCAGGCCGCGAGCGCGAGGCCGGGGACGATGGCGAGAGTCGGCAGGAGGCGCGAATCGGGCGCGAAGCCGAGGGTCTCGTAGGCCGCGTAGCCGAAGACGAGAAGCACCAGCCACGCGAAGGCGAGGCCGATGCGCGTGTCGACGCGCCGCTCCCGCTTGCGCGGCGCGAGCGCCGGTCCGTCCGTCGCCGCCGCCGCAGCGCGGGCGCGGCGTGCGCGCAGGAGCCCGGCGAGGCGCAGCAGAAGCGGCACGACGATCAAGGCGGCGATGACGAGGACGCCCGGGCGCAGCAGCCAGGCCCAGCCGTGGATCTGCACGGTGAGCCAGAAATACTGCTCCATCGGCTTGGCCAGCACGAAGCCGACGAGGACCGGGGCGCGCGGCCAGTCGGCCTGCTTCATCAGCCAGCCGACGACGCCGAGGGTCAGCAGCATGGCGATGTCGCCGAAGGACTGAGTCGCCTGGTAGGCGCCCGCGAC comes from Salinarimonas sp. and encodes:
- a CDS encoding sarcosine oxidase subunit delta, coding for MRIPCPHCGARDVQEFSYLGDASAARPAADASLDAVAEAVYLRDNPAGPHRELWYHASGCRAWLVVTRDTACHAIHAVETARAAAAARDLTAGAVR
- a CDS encoding sarcosine oxidase subunit beta family protein translates to MRFSAFSLARNALRSLDTWTPHWRDAAPKPAYDVVVVGGGGHGLATAYYLAREFGVANVAVLEKGWIGGGNVGRNTTIVRSNYMLPGNVPFYELSMKLWERLEQDINYNAMVSQRGVLNLYHSDAQRDAYARRGNAMRLHGVDAELLDREGVRRLAPFLDFDNARFPVQGGLLQRRGGTVRHDAVAWGYARAADARGVDIVQNCEVTGFLREGDAVVGVETTRGPIRAGKVGLAAAGHSSRVAALAGLRLPIESHVLQAFVSEGLKPLIDGVVTFGAGHFYVSQSDKGGLVFGGDIDGYNSYAQRGNLPVIEDVMECGMALWPGLGRLRLLRHWGGVMDMSMDGSPIIDATPLEGLYLNAGWCYGGFKATPASGLCFAHLIARDAPHPAAAAYRLDRFASGRVIDEKGQGAQPNLH
- a CDS encoding helix-turn-helix transcriptional regulator encodes the protein MEGGEIPEALSAQAALLDGDGVIVAVNDAWRRFGVENGLTSPDACIGTNYLALCRSCLGEAHRLSMDLNALLRGRSVILTWLYACDTPQGRRWFNLVGVPRADGARGALIAHVDLSPLVAGGTTGAPEDRPTLETSVSALAPTRAGLLDAADAGEADADPATDLTGLTARQAQVLALVRESRTNEEIAAALSISVGAVKKHVAALLKAFGVSGRRDLRTGPSTRRRDAG
- a CDS encoding PAS domain S-box protein gives rise to the protein MSVDMKSTAFPKGGGETAALIRSFDWSTTKLGPLEDWPRSLVTAVGIILGAGAPIAVYWGADHVLVYNDLWRELIGDKHPAALGRPAREVFPEIWNEIGPLLDGVRAGGEASRVDSWLLPIDRSGRIENAWFSFRFDPIPDEGGGVGGVFNTAAEVTARIREERARAAAEAALRESEERMRLAMSTIGMVTWEWLPRDDRIATSDGFAALFGLRTLAGAQDGFALLVPEDREAHVGKVRRVASEGGSYTSEFRFRRPDDGRLVWLEERGEAQLDASGHVERVIGVVFDVTDRKRAEEALRESEARFREFAEASSDALWVRDAETLEWEYLSSAFDTIYGMERGGAVASRSVSTLLDVIVPDDRERTLQAIRGLRDGEGVYEYRIRRPSDGQIRWLRTTGFRLIDADGRMRRLGGITRDVTEERQTADRMDVLVSELQHRTRNIIGVIRAIARRTQRASASLDEFAEQFAARLDALSRANGLLSTLKEGDRVAFDELLQAELRGHGIMPDRDEGRIVLSGIEGIRLRSASVQTLALALHELLTNAMKHGALGRPQGCLVIAWEVVGPVTEPRLRVEWRETWGEQPAHAPAASLDGGYGRELIERAIPFQLGAETTYDLRPDGLTCIVVLPLTKRFPVRP
- a CDS encoding fumarylacetoacetate hydrolase family protein, whose amino-acid sequence is MRVLMHRARGAPRLGFLADPETIVDAADACAALGRGADRPLVADAIALAAAGDAGLALARELVASAPAETRLPLAGTPLCAPMRPSTILCTGSNYREHNAEKANTPLSAKEPEFFVKTADCVIGPEEAIVQDPRLTTKLDCETELAIVIGRPGRHIPVAAALDHVFGYTIVNDVTARDRQVRTSPEGVTWYELGRGKAFDTSAPLGPWIVTRDEIPDPQALALRTRINGEPRQAGSTASMIWSCAELIHFFSTSFTLRPGMVIITGTPAGTAWSADPELGGRWRPVPGCVKPTRYCLPGDVVESEIEGIGTLRNPVVAGAG
- a CDS encoding OsmC family protein encodes the protein MTLAPDPDILPPSVDPATKKIAVRSVRARNRGGTRTEVRVRQFDSVFTDEPDTLGGTNTAPSPLETVLVALVGCDGVIINGCAKAMGFSYAGVDFSCSAEIDVRGPKGVAGVRPYYETLSLEIVLYTDEPEARVRQLQKNVEFRCPVMNLIRAADVRMRVDWRVEPAAAFED